One Cellulosimicrobium protaetiae genomic region harbors:
- a CDS encoding DMT family transporter — translation MTAPETPTTTPVDAPRPAAAATTARSGPPPAPGSARRAALPVVLAVAVTVLLWASAFIGVRAAGHDYEPGSLALGRQLAGSVGVTAILAVRWLRSGTRPVLPRGRLLVAVLAWGVGWFSLYNLALNAAEQHLDAGTTALLVNVAPVLVAVLAGVLLGEGFPRRLLVGMAAAFAGVAVIAAATSSGERDVLGVALGLTAAVLYAGGATSQKRLLARVDALTMTWVGCLAGTVALVPFAPALAADAAAAPPSSTWAVVLLGLGPTAVAFTTWGYALSRLSAGRAAATTYLVPPLVVVLSWLVLAEVPAPVTFAGGALCLAGVAVATLPRRRVAPVPPVPAARA, via the coding sequence GTGACCGCACCCGAGACCCCGACGACCACGCCCGTCGACGCCCCCCGGCCCGCCGCTGCGGCGACCACCGCCCGGTCCGGTCCGCCCCCCGCTCCCGGGTCGGCCCGTCGTGCCGCGCTGCCCGTCGTCCTCGCCGTCGCCGTGACCGTCCTGCTGTGGGCGTCGGCGTTCATCGGCGTCCGGGCCGCAGGCCACGACTACGAGCCCGGGTCCCTCGCGCTCGGCCGCCAGCTCGCCGGCAGCGTCGGCGTCACGGCGATCCTCGCCGTCCGGTGGCTGCGCAGCGGTACGCGACCCGTCCTCCCGCGCGGTCGCCTCCTCGTCGCCGTCCTCGCGTGGGGCGTGGGGTGGTTCAGCCTCTACAACCTCGCGCTCAACGCCGCCGAGCAGCACCTCGACGCCGGGACGACGGCGCTGCTCGTCAACGTCGCGCCCGTGCTCGTCGCGGTCCTCGCGGGCGTCCTGCTCGGGGAGGGCTTCCCGCGGCGCCTGCTCGTCGGCATGGCGGCGGCGTTCGCCGGGGTCGCGGTCATCGCGGCGGCGACGTCGTCCGGCGAGCGCGACGTGCTCGGCGTCGCCCTCGGGCTCACGGCGGCCGTCCTCTACGCGGGCGGCGCGACGTCGCAGAAGCGGCTCCTCGCGCGGGTCGACGCGCTGACGATGACGTGGGTCGGGTGCCTCGCCGGCACGGTCGCCCTCGTGCCGTTCGCCCCGGCGCTCGCGGCCGACGCCGCCGCGGCGCCGCCGTCGTCGACGTGGGCGGTCGTGCTGCTCGGGCTCGGCCCGACGGCCGTCGCGTTCACGACGTGGGGCTATGCGCTCTCGCGCCTCAGCGCGGGCCGTGCCGCGGCGACGACGTATCTCGTCCCGCCGCTCGTGGTGGTGCTCTCCTGGCTCGTGCTCGCGGAGGTCCCGGCGCCGGTCACCTTCGCGGGCGGCGCGCTGTGCCTCGCCGGGGTCGCGGTCGCGACCCTCCCGCGGCGGCGCGTCGCCCCGGTGCCCCCGGTGCCGGCCGCGCGAGCCTGA
- a CDS encoding LysR family transcriptional regulator, with protein MLDVHRLRVFRSVVASGSVQAAAAALGYTPSAVSQHVAALQRETGLTLLERAGRGVRPTASGLALAAQADGVLARLGEAEAVVADLRAGRTGSLSLAYFASVGAAWLPQVVRRLTADFPGVRLDLELRETIPDDADARADVQLVVAPRGFDPGGGFRAHHLLDDPYVVVLRDDHHLAHRDEVELAELRDERWVDNDFARGWCRRNLVEACTAAGFSPPFHVEAHDYPTAIAFVGAGVGVTVLPALGAAHLPPGLVAVPVVRPAPVRSIHAVLREAVVGTPPARAVLGTLREVAGARVDLAGSRST; from the coding sequence ATGCTGGACGTCCATCGCCTGCGCGTCTTCCGCTCCGTCGTCGCGAGCGGGTCGGTCCAGGCCGCCGCGGCCGCGCTCGGGTACACGCCGTCGGCCGTGAGCCAGCACGTCGCCGCGCTCCAGCGCGAGACCGGCCTCACGCTGCTCGAACGAGCCGGCCGCGGCGTACGCCCCACCGCGTCGGGGCTCGCGCTCGCCGCCCAGGCCGACGGCGTCCTCGCGCGCCTCGGCGAGGCGGAGGCCGTCGTCGCGGACCTGCGCGCCGGCCGCACCGGCTCGCTCTCGCTCGCCTACTTCGCGTCGGTGGGCGCCGCGTGGCTGCCGCAGGTCGTGCGCCGGCTCACGGCGGACTTCCCCGGCGTCCGGCTCGACCTGGAGCTGCGCGAGACCATCCCCGACGACGCCGACGCGCGCGCGGACGTGCAGCTCGTCGTCGCCCCGCGCGGGTTCGACCCGGGTGGCGGCTTCCGGGCGCACCACCTGCTCGACGACCCGTACGTCGTCGTGCTGCGCGACGACCACCACCTGGCGCACCGCGACGAGGTCGAGCTCGCCGAGCTGCGCGACGAGCGCTGGGTGGACAACGACTTCGCGCGCGGCTGGTGCCGCCGCAACCTCGTCGAGGCGTGCACGGCCGCCGGGTTCAGCCCGCCGTTCCACGTCGAGGCGCACGACTACCCCACGGCGATCGCGTTCGTCGGCGCCGGGGTCGGGGTCACGGTCCTGCCCGCGCTCGGCGCCGCCCACCTCCCACCCGGGCTCGTCGCCGTCCCCGTGGTCCGGCCCGCACCCGTGCGCTCGATCCACGCCGTGCTGCGCGAGGCCGTGGTCGGCACGCCTCCGGCACGGGCCGTGCTCGGCACGCTCCGCGAGGTCGCGGGCGCGCGTGTCGATCTCGCCGGCTCCCGTTCGACCTGA
- a CDS encoding YciI family protein — translation MKYMLIMRGTDESQASFEDVSFDEMLETIGRFNDELIRAGVLLAAEGLDDAGQGVVVDLSSDVPVVTDGPYGETKELFGGYYVLDVASKEEAVEWAKRLPYSGPGAKVEVRRVTTIDEFPQDNEWIRKERAWREATGQL, via the coding sequence ATGAAGTACATGCTCATCATGCGCGGCACCGACGAGAGCCAGGCCTCGTTCGAGGACGTCTCGTTCGACGAGATGCTCGAGACCATCGGCCGGTTCAACGACGAGCTGATCCGGGCGGGCGTCCTGCTCGCGGCCGAGGGGCTGGACGACGCCGGGCAGGGCGTGGTCGTCGACCTCTCGTCCGACGTGCCCGTCGTGACCGACGGCCCGTACGGGGAGACCAAGGAGCTGTTCGGCGGCTACTACGTCCTCGACGTCGCGTCGAAGGAGGAGGCGGTCGAGTGGGCCAAGCGGCTCCCCTACTCCGGCCCCGGGGCCAAGGTCGAGGTCCGCCGCGTCACGACGATCGACGAGTTCCCGCAGGACAACGAGTGGATCCGCAAGGAGCGGGCGTGGCGCGAGGCGACCGGCCAGCTGTGA
- a CDS encoding RNA polymerase sigma factor, with protein sequence MTAPDASAGPGIGPGQQADPGRRAVEAVWRIESARIVGALARYTGDFTLAEDVAQEALAEALVAWPRDGVPRHPSGWLLTVGRRRAIDAFRRRAALDERYAALAHGLGEGAVATGGPPSDPADATGADLLWDPDQVDDDVLALMFVACHPVLSPEARVALTLRVVGGLSSDEVARAFLVPTATVQARITRAKKTLTAAGVPFGVPPADERRERLGSVLHVLYVIFTEGSTATTGEEWLRPDLAHEALRLARVLAGLVPDEHEAHSLVALLELTAARFPARTTPDGDPVLLADQDRRRWDRSAVRRGRAALSRADAVGPPGHGRGAYGLQAAIAECHAVAPSVEETDWDRVVLLYEALGRLAPSPVVELNRAVAVAMAAGPAEGLLIVDELVATDRLPGFHLLPSVRAELLGRLGRVAEARAEYALAVRLCPSAREQELLRRKAAALDA encoded by the coding sequence GTGACGGCGCCCGACGCGAGCGCCGGCCCGGGTATCGGCCCGGGTCAGCAGGCCGACCCGGGCCGGCGCGCCGTCGAGGCCGTGTGGCGCATCGAGTCGGCGCGGATCGTCGGGGCGCTCGCCCGGTACACGGGCGACTTCACCCTCGCCGAGGACGTCGCCCAGGAGGCGCTCGCCGAGGCGCTCGTCGCGTGGCCTCGCGACGGCGTGCCGCGCCACCCCTCGGGGTGGCTCCTCACCGTCGGACGGCGCCGCGCGATCGACGCGTTCCGCCGACGTGCGGCCCTCGACGAGCGGTACGCGGCCCTCGCCCACGGCCTGGGCGAGGGCGCCGTCGCGACCGGCGGACCGCCGTCGGACCCCGCGGACGCGACGGGCGCGGACCTCCTGTGGGACCCCGACCAGGTCGACGACGACGTGCTCGCCCTCATGTTCGTCGCGTGCCACCCGGTGCTCTCGCCCGAGGCGCGCGTCGCGCTCACGCTGCGCGTCGTCGGCGGGCTGTCGAGCGACGAGGTCGCGCGCGCGTTCCTCGTGCCCACGGCGACGGTCCAGGCCCGCATCACGCGCGCCAAGAAGACGCTCACCGCGGCCGGCGTGCCGTTCGGCGTGCCCCCGGCCGACGAACGGCGCGAACGTCTGGGCTCCGTCCTCCACGTGCTCTACGTGATCTTCACGGAGGGGTCCACGGCCACGACGGGCGAGGAGTGGCTCCGCCCCGACCTCGCGCACGAGGCGCTCCGGCTCGCGCGCGTGCTCGCGGGGCTGGTCCCGGACGAGCACGAGGCCCACTCGCTCGTCGCGCTGCTCGAGCTCACCGCCGCCCGGTTCCCCGCCCGCACCACCCCCGACGGCGACCCCGTGCTCCTCGCCGACCAGGACCGACGGCGCTGGGACCGGTCCGCCGTCCGGCGCGGCCGCGCGGCGCTCTCCCGCGCCGACGCGGTCGGGCCGCCCGGCCACGGCCGCGGCGCGTACGGGCTCCAGGCGGCGATCGCCGAGTGCCACGCGGTCGCGCCGTCGGTCGAGGAGACGGACTGGGACCGCGTCGTGCTCCTCTACGAGGCGCTGGGCCGGCTCGCACCGTCGCCCGTCGTCGAGCTCAACCGCGCCGTGGCGGTCGCGATGGCGGCGGGCCCGGCGGAGGGGCTGCTGATCGTCGACGAGCTCGTCGCGACGGACCGCCTTCCCGGGTTCCACCTCCTGCCGAGCGTGCGCGCCGAGCTGCTCGGCCGCCTCGGCCGCGTCGCCGAGGCGCGCGCGGAGTACGCGCTCGCGGTGCGGCTGTGCCCGAGCGCGCGCGAGCAGGAGCTGCTGCGCCGCAAGGCGGCCGCGCTCGACGCATGA
- a CDS encoding YybH family protein, whose amino-acid sequence MSPHEARERVVAWVGAYEGAWRASDTTAVERLFTPDATYLRSPYDDAPLHGHDAIRGFWRADEGATFTVTAEPVAVEWPDAVVRLEVRYLAPDEQDYRDLWVLRFAPDGRVAHFEEWPYWPGRSYTAADGS is encoded by the coding sequence GTGAGCCCGCACGAGGCGCGCGAACGTGTCGTGGCGTGGGTCGGCGCGTACGAGGGGGCCTGGCGCGCGAGCGACACGACCGCCGTCGAGAGGCTGTTCACCCCGGACGCGACGTACCTGCGCTCGCCCTACGACGACGCGCCGCTGCACGGGCACGACGCGATCCGCGGGTTCTGGCGCGCGGACGAGGGCGCGACCTTCACGGTGACGGCGGAACCGGTCGCGGTCGAGTGGCCCGACGCCGTCGTGCGCCTCGAGGTCCGGTACCTCGCGCCGGACGAGCAGGACTACCGCGACCTGTGGGTGCTCCGGTTCGCGCCCGACGGGCGCGTGGCGCACTTCGAGGAGTGGCCGTACTGGCCCGGCAGGTCGTACACGGCGGCCGACGGGTCGTAG